Part of the Synechococcus sp. MU1617 genome, GGAGACGGTGCAGCGCATCTGCGGCCAGGTCTGTGTGTGGTTTGGAGTCGTTGTTCTCGGCGTCTCTCTTTATAAATTCATCAGCGCTTTTTGGGTGGATGCTTCCCCTTGGCCTGAGTTGCAACTGGGTACCGCTGGCTTGATTTTGGTTGCAGGAGGACGAATTTTTCGAAACTCAGCATTCATAACAACACTGCTGGCAGAAAAGAGTCCTTCAGCACGAGCTCAACGAGCCTTTCTGATGCTTGCCCTCGCCTCATTCATCATGGGCTGCGTTGTTTTACTGAAACTTTCTGTTCAGGACATTTATCGCTACAAGCGTCTGCTTGGCGAAGGAGGAATTCTGGAGTATTTGCAAGCCCTAATTCTTTTCACATCCGCCTGGATATCGTGGCTCATCTCCAAAGATCTACGCAAGCGCTTGTCCATGCGCCTGCCTTCAGTGGTTTACGCGATCATTTCTTTGACCATGCTGTTTGTTGGCCTCGAGGAGATTGCCTGGGGGCAAATCCTATTCGGCTGGAAAACACCTGAAAACATCGCTGCGGTAAACGCCCAAAACCAGACAACGCTCCATAACCTTGAGTTCTTCCAGAGCCACCTCGACCTCAATCTTTTCTTGGTCTCAATCGTACTTTTGGTGCTCGTCCTGTGGCGACCTTCAATCCGATGGATACGCACAAACCCTCTTAATGGAAATCGGATTGCCAACAGCAACTTCTTCATACCGAGATACTTCTGGCCTCTCTTCTTCTGCGCCGCATTTCTGTCTTATTTTGTGGCGACAGAATCGGGAACAGAAGTGGTGATTAATATCGATCAGGAGTGGGCAGAGTTTCTTCTATACCTGGCCGCTGGTCTGAATTTATTGAGAACCTACATCCTTCTTAGTGACTCACAACCGAACCCAACCCACTGAACAAATGCTCATTGCACTTCCTGATCAGCCCTGATCACCGCAGTGTTGTTGTAAGCAATTCGCTCTACCTCCGTCTTAGCCCTCACCAAGGCAAGGGTTACAGGTGCAGATGCACAGCTGACCTAATCCAACCGCAGCGGGCTTGATCCACAAGACACCAAGGGTATAAATCGTTCGGTGCAGACAAAAAACCGCCCCATGCTTGGGGCGGTCTACATAGCCAAGGCAATCCCCATCACCCGGCGATCTGCACCAATCTTTGATGCAATAAAAAAATAATACCCAGCAGACACCACATGTAGTGGACGTCAACACTCACTTAAGACTCTGGTGAACATGCGTAAAGAAGCCAGTTCAGGCAAGCAGCACTGCTACAGCCAATAGAAGCCTGCTTCTGAGGAGACACTAAATCTGGAGCAAGAGGTCAAAAAACCTCGGGATTGCGATGCTTCATGATGAAGACATCCTTAAGGGAGAAGCCATGATTTCTGGCCCATCCTGCCCATTGCGCTTGGGAGTTCTCGACAGCCCCGACTATTGGACTGATGACGCACTGATGTCTGCAGTGCGTCCATTGAATCCAGAGGAACTTCACCACTTGGCCATCGGATCCCTTCAACGAAGGGCTCGAGAACGCGGTGTTCGCCAAACCTCTTTACTCAACCCCGTTGGCTGAACCCAGCCAAGAGTTGATGGAACTGCGCAAACAGCCTGTCGAACCAGGTGCCTGAACGTCGACCAGCTGGTCGCTGCAATACCGAGGCATGCAGCATCGGCCCGTTGGTGCCGTATCCATCAAAGGCAATCAAGGCGTCTTGGGCTCCCTGAAGCTCCTGGTCGATTCGACGGGAGGAGAAGCGCTCGTGAGCTCGGTTTCGTGACGTTGACATGACTGGGGCGAATGCACCTACCTCCGGTCTGCCACCGGACCGAGCTGCTTGGCCGTAGTTGGTGACGCTTCTTAGGGAGCCGAACCTCGACTCCATTTACAAACCGTTACGCAAGGCTTAACATTTCGAAAGATTTCAACGAAAGATGGCTACTTCAACTCCCAATGACGACTGGTTCCAAAGCGCTGCAGCAGCTCAAATCCGCAGTGAGCGTTTCGCGAAAGCAGAGCTCCTCAATGGCCGCACCGCAATGATCGGCTTTGTGGTGGGCCTGCTGACGGAAGCCCTGACAGGGCACGGGATCGTCAGTCAGATCACCTTTGGCGTGTTCGGCTGCAACTGAACCGGTCAACTGCTGAGGGGATGCTCTGGGACTGCAGTTGCAAGCCTGCACTCACCCATCCCTTGACCGAGGCTCTTACGAACATCTTTTTCGGCCAAAATGCTTGATGTTCCAGGCGTTTTGCGATAAAAGGTTATGAATTGGTTATGAAGCGATGAAGACAAGCACCGCCCATTCACGTCTCGAGTCCCTCCAGCTCGCAGCTGAGGAGTGCCAGACCCGCGAAGAAGCGCAAAAGATTCTGAGGAAGGCAGACAAGGCCCACGCCAAGCTGGAGTCCTCAGCAGCTCCCTACCACCGTCTCAAGAACTGACGGGCCACTCAACCCTGCAGAAGACGAAGACATAAACCTCTGATTCGTGAGTTGGATTGTTTCAACTCACTCCAACAACCTCAAATCAACTCGGGATGGTTGGGATCCCCCTTGAAGGGACCTTGGATCCATGGGCTGATCCAGCCGCCATAAAACTCGCCTGGCTGCGCCAGAACCATCTCTTCTTCCAACATGCAGGTATCAACGCGGCGGGGATAAACGCTGATCCACCCTGCCAAGAGAGAAAAGGCTTGCGTTGGATTGGAGTAACTCCACCCCGCGCGAATACGGCGATCGGTGCCATCAACAGCACTCACATCCCAATAGGACGCCACTCCTTTCCATTCACAGAACGAAGGCCGTCCCGTTGAGGGGTGGAGCGTTCCGGGGCGAAATGCTGAAGGGTGCAGATAAATCGTGGGCGGGTGAAAGGTTTCACACACCCGCACGTAGCGCTGATCCTGGGCGATTGCCTGTCCTGCAATCCAGATCTCGACAGAACCGGACACCAGCTCAATCAGGGGAGGACGGGGATAGTTCGAAACATTTTCAACGGGTTGCATGGCCTAACCCATATCGAGCAGATAGTGCATGACGGCAACCCGATGGGACACAGCAATTCCCTCGGGGGAGTCGGGGCCGATCAACGCCTCAGGAACACGATGAATGCGAGTGACCGGTTTGATCTCATAGGCCGTTCCCTCGGGAGCACCGGAGCCGCGACTGCGGTCCCAGATCCCACTGGCATCTCCCTTGTAATGCCCCGCCACCTGCGACAGATGGGCATAGAAATTGGGCCCCATGCGACAGACCACGATGGCCAAACAGGCATCAAAATCGTCGGACGACAACACATTGATTCCATCACGGACAGCACGTTCATCGACACCGAGAACCATGTCCTCGAGTGCTGTTTCACCCGTCAATTGCCAGCAACGGATGGTGACGGCGTCGTGTTGGCTCACTTTCTACGGGTGAGGTCACCGAAATCATCGTCGTTGGGTTGCAAAAATTGCCAAACGACAGGAACTGTGAGGATGACTGTCAGACCGATGGTGACCCAGATCGCTGTTGTGTAATCGCCCATGCCTATCAACCAGTCCAGCGGACCTTACCCAGTTCGTGCTGAGCAAGCAGCCTTGCATTGACGACAGAAAGGTCACTTCTTAATTTCTCCAGACCAACCCACGAGCCAAATGCGCCGATTCCTGACGGCTGGATTGCTCTTGGGCACGCTGGTCCCAGCGGGACAAGCAGCTGTTTTCACCGTGAAGCCAGGCACGGCGTTTTATTCCAAGCCCCAAGCCAAGCCGGAGTTTCTTCTACCGCTGCCGGAGGTCCGTGTTCACGTTCCAGCAATGAAAGACGCCGCTGGCTTCTGCCACTTCAAGCTGATCTACAAAATTGTTGATCGTGAGAACCCCGAGCTGCCAGCAGCCGGCTGGGCCCGTTGCGTCTCAATCGACCAGCTTGTTCCGAACTGACGCCAAGTTGTTCTGCCTCAGCGATTCCTTGAACACGCGAGTTACGCCTGGACATGCCCTCGCCACAACCTGGTCATGCTTCACAAGGTCGCTGCCACCACACTTCATTTGGGGAACAAGACACCCCTCACACGCGGACCAAAGGCCCAAACGAGACCAGCAAGCCTCATGATGAGATAATTAAGCAACCATTAAGGGCTGGCGGATGGGTTACTTCGCAAGGCAGCTCAACGCGCAGGAAATCAAGCAGGGCTACGCCCTGCTCAACCTGATGGAGCATCTGGATCGCGAAATGGATCTGCTCAATCAGCAGCGAATCCGCGTCGGGCCAACAACCCAGGAAGGGCAGCGGCTCACCCAGATCAAGCAGGGCCATCTGCGCAAACTGCAGAGCTGCATCAGCGAACTGAACACCAGTGGCTTCAACGACTGGTTGCTGCACCAACAGCCTGCCTGACCCTTGAATGGGGCGGAGCCATCCCGGGTGAGACAGCCCCTTGCCGCTTCCGGTCGTTTACCACCCGCACTACTCCGCGCCGCTGCCGAGCACCCATCGCTTTCCGATGGCGAAGTTTCGGCTGCTGCATCAACTACTGCTTGAACAGGGAGTGGTGCAGGCCGACCAGGTGCATCGGCCCTTGAGCATCGCGCGCAAGGATCTGGAAAGCGTTCATCCCCGCACCTATCACGAGGCCTTCAGCCGTGATCGCCTGACCCGTCCAGAGCAACGTCGCATCGGGCTTCCGGCCACACGCCCTTTGGTGCAGCGCACCTGGCTCGCCGTGGGCGGCACCCTCTTGACGGCACGGCTCGCTCTGGAGCGAGGCCTGGCCTGCCATCTGGCGGGTGGCACCCACCATGCCCACCCCGGCTTCGGGAGCGGCTTCTGCATCTTCAACGACTGTGCTGTCGCCGCACGGGTGTTGCTGGGAACAGAAGAGGTGCGGCGAATTCTGATCGTGGATCTCGATGTGCACCAAGGGGATGGTTCAGCAGCTTGCTTTCAACACGACCCCAGGGTGACCACTCTTTCGGTGCATGCCGCCAGCAATTTCCCCCTGCGCAAAGTGCAAGGGGATCTCGACGTCCCTCTCGCAGATGGCACCAGCGATGACGACTATCTCGCCGCCATTGCCGACCGGTTGCCCGATGCCCTGGACACCATCGTGCCGGATTTGGTGCTCTTCAACGCAGGCGTCGATCCCCATCGCGATGATCGGCTCGGCCGACTCTCCCTCAGCGATGAGGGATTGAACATGCGAGATCGGCTCGTGCTCGATGCCTGTCTGCGCCGCAGGATTCCAACTGCGACGGTGATCGGCGGCGGCTATGACGCCCTCACGCCCCTGGTGCAGCGTCACGCCATCGTGGTGCGTGCTGCTGCCGAGCAGGCTCGCTTGTTCGACCTTCCATGACTGAGGGAATCTCTGAGGCCATCACTGAGGCCATGCCCCCCTGGAGACCTCTGCTGCGCGCGGCCATGCAGCGGGAGGGACGCTCCATTGCCGCCCGCTGGGTGCAACTGGCCACAACAGGACGCGATGGTGCTCCCCGGGTGCGGACCCTGGTGTTCCGCGGCTGGGCGGGGGCCAAACAGCTCGAACTGTTCAGCGATCAGCGCAGCGAGAAGGTAAAGGAACTCACCAACGATGGAGCTTCTGAACTGTGCTGGTTGTTCCCCAAAGCCCGCCAGCAGTACCGGCTACGGGGGAAGGTGGAGCTGATCACCACCTCCGAGCAACCTGAGCTTTGCCAGCAGCGTTGGCAAAAGCTCTCCGATACGGGACGGGCTGTCTGGGGGTGGCCCACCCCGGCAGATCCGCTGGACCCCACGGGGGAGTTCCCCGAACAACTCGCTGAGACTGCGCCGCTGCCGAAGCATTTCGTGGTGCTGAGGCTCCACGTGGACACTGTCGAGCGGCTTAACCTCGGCCCACATCCCCATCAACGCACGCTTTGGCGCGCGGACACGCTCTGGCGGGAGCAGCCGCTGAACCCCTGATCACCACCAGCGCTCCACACGACCAACGGAGGGCCGACCCGGTTCGCTGGGCACCGTCACCACCGACAGCCGCTGAAGATCTCGACGGTAATCAAAGCGGCAGAAGCCAACGCCTGTACCAGAGCAAGCCGAGAGGCTTTCGAGCGCAACAGATGCCCAGTGCCGCTCTTCGGGCGTAGGCGTTTTTTCCGGGGCGGGACGCCAGCCATCGGCAATCAGATGGCTGTTCGCCTCGAGGATGGTCTGCCTGGCACTGAGCTGTGGATCAGGTCTGGCGAAGGCAGACCCGCCCATCAACCAGGGCAGTAACAGCGACAAGACAACACAACGTGCCATGGAGGGGCTCATCCCTCTCTGCCCTAGCTATGGATCACGGCGCTGACCACAGGGGTCAGCCTGCGGTGAGCTGAGCGAGGGGCTGAATGCCGAGGGCGATCACCACACTGACCACAACGCCAACGGCGGCTTTCCAGAGATCCGAACCGATGACCTTGGTAAGACTGCCCGCCTCCCGGTTGATGAACACGACGTCTGATGCTTGTTGCTTGATCCGCAAGGCCAACTCACGACCGCCGATCAGGCCCAAAAACACCCAAGTGGTGCTGAGGGGGAAGCTGGAGAGGAATGCCTTGTAGAGAAGGCAAAGACCGAACAAAAAGTCGATAAGCGTGGCCGAGCGCAGATCGGAACTGTTGGTCTTGGTGCGAAGCACGGCCTGGATCGGCCCACCCCCGGTGGCCACCAGAACACAAAGGCCCACGCAAAGCACCAGGGTGCAGATGAGCATCGGGATGAGGTGCAAGTGGCGCGGCAAGAACACAAAAATGTTGGCCAGGTCCTGCACCAACCACATGCACCAGAGAAACCCGGTGGAGAACCACTGCAGGCCATACCAAAGCTTGTTGGGGTCTTTGCCGTCCTGGGAACGGCAGAACACCCATCGCTCCAGCGACCACAACCCCAGGCCATAGGCCGCAAGGCCGACGCCGAAGGCGAGGCCGTACCCCGTCAGAGAGCTGCTGAGCAGCATGCCGATGTTGGCGGGCATGAACGATGACAACACCAGAAACGAGGTGCTCACCGGTGCTCCCCACTGGGTCAAGGCCACAACCGCGAGGGGTGGAATCACATAAACCCAGGTGAAGGGCTCGGGCCATGGAAACTCCCTGCCAGGCACACTGAGCCGGCCCCAGGTGGGATCACCGTTGTTGAGGAACCAACCCAACAGCAGAACTCCAAAGGTCACCGTGCAGATGAACAGCATCTGCACCGGCTTCGGCGTGCGTTTCCGGTTGGAGGAGAGATAGGTGCCGAGGGTCTGGAGCGAGTCGTTCGCCACCACGGAATAGGCCGCCAGCAGGAAGCCGACGATCATCCAGATGCTGACGTCCATGAATCCGATCAAGCCGATCGATTGCTCCTGTTGTAATGAGCTCTAGGAGGAACGTCGGTGCTCCAGGCCACCCAGACGTGTCGTGATCAAGGAATGTTGTGTGGTCGACGGTGATGCACCACCGGAGCGATTCGACCACGAAAGTACATTGACGGACGAATAGGTATTCAGCGATACACAACTAATTTTCTTAAGAACGAACGGATTTGACCCCAGCCAAAGCCGAAGCCAAATCGCAGGTCCCGTCGGGCATCGCTCGGCCCGGCTTTCAAGTCACTTAGCGGCTTGACCCAAGGATCATGAGCCGAAAAGAACGTGATTGCAGGGAAGACGGCGACGATTTTTCGACATTCACAAATTCCGTTTGAGACCGAACCTGGGACTGCTGCACGTCAAGGCTTCCCCTCAGTTCAACACCTTCAGAGTCCGAATTTCGGAGGCCCTGACCCAACTAGCGAGGGCGTCGATGTCAGCCCGCTTGGGAATGCAGATGCAGCCCGTGCCGGGATAACAGCGGTGGATTCCAAGGGCACTGCGGGTGGTCTCGAAGCGAGGGGTCAGGTCGAACCAGAGGTCATTCCCCCACGGCTCAGGAGGCCCCAGGCTGTATCTGCCGGCGGGCAAAGGGGCTGCGTTGCCGGGGCTCCAGCGGCGATCAGCGCTCTGGCGCTCGGCCACACCACTCGCTGCTGGCCAGCTGGCCAGCAAGCGCGCACCGCGATGCAATTCAACCTTCCAAATGCGGTTGCCGTCTGGGAACAGTTCGGCCGTTCGGCGGGTGCTGAGCTGCAGCTCCCCGCCCTGAAGCAGCGCTGTCGTTGGCCCCCGTTGCCCAGGAAGATCAGAGGCCGCCGCTGCAACGCAGCCTCCAAGCAGCGCAGGCAGCAGGAGGGCGTGGCGCAGCATCACGATCAGCATGAACGGTGCTCCCACTTTGGGGCTGCCACGATGGCCTGCAGCAGACCAATCAGTGGTGGACGTTCTCGATCTGTTTCCCCGTTCCATCCTTCGGGGCACCCTGCCGGATCCCCTACTCCAGCAGCTGACTGCGCTGAGCGAAAGCGTTCTCGCCCACCCTGATTCCAGCCCCGATGCATCGTCGAAGCTGGCGGGTCAGCTGCGTCAGCAGCGCGAACTAAGGCCTGATCAACCCGGCGTGCAGGAGCTCAGCAACGACCACCTGCTGCCGGCCTGTGATCGCTGGATCCGCCATGTGATGGACCGTCAACCTCCCCAGGGTCGCGGCCCCTGGGTTCCAGGTCGCTACCGCTTGCAGATGATTGATCTCTGGCTCAATTGCCAGACCGCAGGTGACTACAACCCCACCCACACCCATGGCGGCAGCTTTTCAGGAGTGATCTTTCTGAAGGTGCCACCGCAGATCAACGCCAACAGTTTTGATGGCCAACTCTGCTTCCACGGTCCGGAAGACTGGCACATTCAGTCGTTCCGCACCGGCATGGCGCACTATGTGCTGCCAGTCCCCGGTGAGTTCTACGTGTTCCCGGCCTGGCAACCCCATTCCGTGATGCCCTTCCGCGGCGATGGGGAACGCTGGTCGCTGGCCTTCAATGTTGTTGCAGCGCCGGGTGTTGCACCAACAGCAATGCAGCAGCCCGCCCCCCAACAGCAACCTCTGGGCAACGTCTCCCTCTCCAGTCAGCGGCCCACGGCCAAAGGCTTTTGAAGAGAACTGTCAGAGTCTTCCGATTGCATCTGTTCAGGATTCATGGGTGACTCCGAGCCGCTCCAGCAGGCCAAAGCGATCGCATCAGCACTGGAGCAGTTGGCCGACCAACTGCTCCCTGAGGTGATTCGTGCAGCACGGCTGAATGACGACGGACGCCGTGATCTCGACCGGATCGAGTACGCCCTGGGGACCATCGGCAAGGCCTTGATCCTGACGGACTATTCCATCGACGAAGAGAAGGACATCGACAAACTCAAGGCCTTCCGAGAGGCGCAGAAGGGAATGGGCTGAGCTCAGACGCTGCTCCAGCGCAGCACCTGGTGTTGAACGTTTCCCTCAGGCGTCACCTCGAGCAGCCTTCCCCCAGGATCATCGGCACGACCCAGGGGGCAGGGCTGCACCGCTTTGAAACTGCTGAGCGTGGAGGGGCATCCAAGCAGCAATACGTCAGGCCGCGTTGCCCAGGAGCCCTGCCAATGCTGATGGATGTGTCCAAAGAGCACCGCCTGCAGGGCCCGATGGGGACGCAACAGCTCCTCAAGACAAGCCTGATCGAGGAGCCGGATCGCATCCATGCCGGCATCACCGATGGCGATCGGTGGATGATGAAGAGCGACCACCAGGGGCAGATCACGGCGCTCAGAACACTGCAGGCGCTGCGCCAGCCAACGAAGCTGAAGCGGGCCGAGCTCGCCGGCAGCTGAACCCACCCGATGGCTGCTCAGCAGCAGCACTCTCACGCCCTGCACCAGCAAATCAGCGGGAGCTGTTGCCCACGTCCTGCCCAGCACAGCATCCAGAAGCAGCGGGTGATCGTGGTTGCCGGGCAGCAGAGCAACCGGGCAGCGCACGTGTTGGCTCAAAGCCCGCCGCAGCCGGACATAACCACCCCAGCTTTCGTCCTGGCAAAGGTCCCCCGTCACCAGCACCAAATCGGGGTTCATGGCGCCACCAACCTGAAGAGCTCGCTCAAAGTGAGCAAGGGCCGGCCGTCTCCGCACCAGCCCCTGATCAGCGGCTACCAGGTGTGGGTCACTGAGTTGAAGAATCCTCATCGCTCTCAGGGATGGACTGCCAGCCGCTGCTCCAGCGGGTTGGATCCTTGAGCTCACTCCAGAGAACCCGTTCGCGATGCGACGGAGCCAGCACAGCCGCCAACTCGACCCATCGCTGCGGACCACTTCCCCCTTGCGTGATCAGCTCGAAATGGCGGTAACCGGAAACCGGGCTTTGGCTGGTCCAGGCCCGAGCAGGACGCCAGGCCATCAGCTGGCGACGAAAACCTGACTCACGGTGCTTTCAATCACATGTCCTGAAGCGGCGATCGTGTCAGTGTTATCGGCGATGAATTGCTCCATCACCCCGGGAGCGGCTTGCATCACCGCGCAGACCTTGGTGGGGTCGTCCTTGCTGACTCCCCGGTAGAGGGAGGTGATGCCAGCGATTTTCTGAAGCGGCAGGGATGCGTCATAGGTGGCGACCCATTCAGCAAATGACTTGGTAATGGTGAAGGTGAGGACGTGGGTTTCCATCGACCAGAACGACAGCGCCGGCGGACGCTATCACCAACATTCATCTCTCTCATCGGCAACCGATGGGATCCGACCAGGGTCCTGATCCTGAGGGCGAGACAGGACTCTCATTAAGGCCTACTCTTGAGAATGAGCGAGGAGAAGCTGTGACATCGTCCTCCGCACCTGCCGCCACGGACATCACCCTGCAGCAGGGGCTGCATCAGGACGGGCGCCGCCTGACCCCGCAACGCAAACGGGTTCTTGAGCTGTTCGAACGCATTGGGTCGGGCTGCCACCTCAGTGCCGAAGAGGTGCACCAGCAGCTGGCAGCACTTGAGATGAAGGTGTCTCTGGCAACCGTGTATCGCACCCTGCGCTTGCTGGCCGACATGGGTCTGCTCCAGGAGCTGGAGCTCAGTGAAGGGGGTCGACGCTTCGAGCTTGCCGTTGACGATCACCGCCAACATCACCATGTGGTGTGCATCCGCTGCGGCCGCACCGAGGAATTCGAAAGTGAACCCGTGCTGGCAGCAGGAGCTACTGCCGCCGCCCATGTTGGTTTTCAGTTGATTGAGTCGAGCCTGAACGTGCGTGCGATCTGCCCCAAATGTCAGGGGTAGATCGCAACACCTGAATCATTCGGCGCGAAATTCCTTGTCGTAGAGATCAGCCACCAGAAGGTCAATCAGCTGCACAGACACCAGTTCTTTTTCGCGTCTCAAGGTGTTCAGCAAGATCTGAACCTGGCGGTGATGCATCAACGACACTTCACCCATTTCCAACCATCGGGCACTGAGCAGGGTTTGAAGACGTTGGCG contains:
- a CDS encoding DUF3764 family protein; translation: METHVLTFTITKSFAEWVATYDASLPLQKIAGITSLYRGVSKDDPTKVCAVMQAAPGVMEQFIADNTDTIAASGHVIESTVSQVFVAS
- a CDS encoding chlorophyll a/b-binding protein, translating into MATSTPNDDWFQSAAAAQIRSERFAKAELLNGRTAMIGFVVGLLTEALTGHGIVSQITFGVFGCN
- a CDS encoding pectate lyase, with the protein product MRQETVQRICGQVCVWFGVVVLGVSLYKFISAFWVDASPWPELQLGTAGLILVAGGRIFRNSAFITTLLAEKSPSARAQRAFLMLALASFIMGCVVLLKLSVQDIYRYKRLLGEGGILEYLQALILFTSAWISWLISKDLRKRLSMRLPSVVYAIISLTMLFVGLEEIAWGQILFGWKTPENIAAVNAQNQTTLHNLEFFQSHLDLNLFLVSIVLLVLVLWRPSIRWIRTNPLNGNRIANSNFFIPRYFWPLFFCAAFLSYFVATESGTEVVINIDQEWAEFLLYLAAGLNLLRTYILLSDSQPNPTH
- a CDS encoding Fur family transcriptional regulator, which encodes MTSSSAPAATDITLQQGLHQDGRRLTPQRKRVLELFERIGSGCHLSAEEVHQQLAALEMKVSLATVYRTLRLLADMGLLQELELSEGGRRFELAVDDHRQHHHVVCIRCGRTEEFESEPVLAAGATAAAHVGFQLIESSLNVRAICPKCQG
- a CDS encoding putative 2OG-Fe(II) oxygenase, with protein sequence MDVLDLFPRSILRGTLPDPLLQQLTALSESVLAHPDSSPDASSKLAGQLRQQRELRPDQPGVQELSNDHLLPACDRWIRHVMDRQPPQGRGPWVPGRYRLQMIDLWLNCQTAGDYNPTHTHGGSFSGVIFLKVPPQINANSFDGQLCFHGPEDWHIQSFRTGMAHYVLPVPGEFYVFPAWQPHSVMPFRGDGERWSLAFNVVAAPGVAPTAMQQPAPQQQPLGNVSLSSQRPTAKGF
- a CDS encoding TIGR02450 family Trp-rich protein, with product MAWRPARAWTSQSPVSGYRHFELITQGGSGPQRWVELAAVLAPSHRERVLWSELKDPTRWSSGWQSIPESDEDSSTQ
- a CDS encoding histone deacetylase, whose product is MPLPVVYHPHYSAPLPSTHRFPMAKFRLLHQLLLEQGVVQADQVHRPLSIARKDLESVHPRTYHEAFSRDRLTRPEQRRIGLPATRPLVQRTWLAVGGTLLTARLALERGLACHLAGGTHHAHPGFGSGFCIFNDCAVAARVLLGTEEVRRILIVDLDVHQGDGSAACFQHDPRVTTLSVHAASNFPLRKVQGDLDVPLADGTSDDDYLAAIADRLPDALDTIVPDLVLFNAGVDPHRDDRLGRLSLSDEGLNMRDRLVLDACLRRRIPTATVIGGGYDALTPLVQRHAIVVRAAAEQARLFDLP
- a CDS encoding DUF427 domain-containing protein — translated: MQPVENVSNYPRPPLIELVSGSVEIWIAGQAIAQDQRYVRVCETFHPPTIYLHPSAFRPGTLHPSTGRPSFCEWKGVASYWDVSAVDGTDRRIRAGWSYSNPTQAFSLLAGWISVYPRRVDTCMLEEEMVLAQPGEFYGGWISPWIQGPFKGDPNHPELI
- a CDS encoding metallophosphoesterase; this translates as MRILQLSDPHLVAADQGLVRRRPALAHFERALQVGGAMNPDLVLVTGDLCQDESWGGYVRLRRALSQHVRCPVALLPGNHDHPLLLDAVLGRTWATAPADLLVQGVRVLLLSSHRVGSAAGELGPLQLRWLAQRLQCSERRDLPLVVALHHPPIAIGDAGMDAIRLLDQACLEELLRPHRALQAVLFGHIHQHWQGSWATRPDVLLLGCPSTLSSFKAVQPCPLGRADDPGGRLLEVTPEGNVQHQVLRWSSV
- a CDS encoding pyridoxamine 5'-phosphate oxidase family protein; protein product: MTEGISEAITEAMPPWRPLLRAAMQREGRSIAARWVQLATTGRDGAPRVRTLVFRGWAGAKQLELFSDQRSEKVKELTNDGASELCWLFPKARQQYRLRGKVELITTSEQPELCQQRWQKLSDTGRAVWGWPTPADPLDPTGEFPEQLAETAPLPKHFVVLRLHVDTVERLNLGPHPHQRTLWRADTLWREQPLNP